From Heliomicrobium modesticaldum Ice1, a single genomic window includes:
- a CDS encoding YebC/PmpR family DNA-binding transcriptional regulator: MAGHSKWANIKHRKAKVDAQKGKIFTKIGRELIVAARQGGPDPNSNFRLKIAIQKAKENNMPNDNIQRAIQRGAGGTEGANYEELTYEGYGPGGVAIMIEAMTDNRNRTAGEIRHLFSKSGGNLGETGCVSWIFEPKGVIRLAVTPEAGAKVVDEDELMLVALETGALDIAVEEDEAEVFTLPEELEGVRQALADAGYAVLSAEVTLVPKNTMEVTDKDIATKLIKLMDALEEHDDVQNAYANFNIDDAVMEQIG; encoded by the coding sequence ATGGCTGGACATTCCAAATGGGCGAACATTAAACACCGGAAAGCGAAGGTAGACGCCCAGAAGGGCAAGATTTTCACCAAAATCGGACGCGAATTGATTGTAGCGGCACGCCAAGGCGGGCCTGATCCGAACAGCAACTTCCGCCTGAAAATCGCCATCCAAAAAGCAAAAGAGAACAATATGCCCAACGACAACATCCAGCGGGCGATCCAACGGGGCGCCGGCGGCACCGAAGGGGCCAACTATGAAGAACTTACCTATGAAGGATACGGTCCCGGCGGCGTGGCCATCATGATTGAAGCGATGACAGACAACCGCAACCGCACCGCCGGCGAGATCCGCCACCTCTTTTCCAAAAGCGGGGGCAACCTTGGCGAAACCGGGTGCGTCTCCTGGATTTTTGAACCGAAAGGCGTCATCCGTTTGGCTGTCACCCCTGAGGCGGGGGCAAAGGTCGTCGACGAGGACGAACTGATGCTGGTCGCCTTGGAAACGGGTGCACTGGACATCGCTGTGGAAGAGGACGAAGCGGAGGTTTTCACGCTGCCGGAGGAATTGGAGGGTGTTCGTCAAGCTTTGGCTGATGCCGGCTATGCTGTGCTGTCAGCGGAGGTGACCCTGGTTCCTAAAAACACCATGGAGGTCACTGATAAAGACATTGCCACTAAGCTGATCAAGCTAATGGATGCTCTTGAAGAACATGACGATGTGCAAAACGCCTATGCCAATTTTAACATTGATGACGCGGTGATGGAGCAAATCGGCTGA
- a CDS encoding Lrp/AsnC family transcriptional regulator encodes MYDAVDCRILQHLQRNGRVTQTELASLVGLSSPAVAERIKKLEEKGVIQGFQARLNPKALDLGLTAFISLRLDHPNSYPQFVEQILGCPYILECHRVTGEDGFLLKIRVKDTVELEQILTTQILSLPGVSHTRTSIALATPKEETVLPLPTEEQSA; translated from the coding sequence ATGTATGATGCCGTAGATTGCCGAATACTTCAGCACCTCCAACGCAACGGACGAGTAACGCAGACCGAACTGGCATCGCTTGTCGGCCTCTCGTCTCCCGCTGTGGCAGAACGGATCAAGAAGTTGGAGGAAAAAGGGGTGATTCAGGGTTTTCAGGCGCGTCTTAATCCGAAAGCCCTCGACCTGGGTCTGACCGCATTCATCTCCCTTCGGTTGGATCATCCCAACTCCTATCCACAGTTCGTCGAACAGATCCTGGGCTGCCCCTACATACTGGAGTGTCATCGGGTCACCGGCGAAGACGGCTTTCTCTTGAAAATCCGCGTCAAAGACACGGTCGAACTGGAGCAGATCTTAACGACACAAATCTTATCCTTGCCTGGTGTCAGCCATACGCGCACCTCCATCGCCCTAGCCACTCCCAAAGAAGAAACGGTTCTACCCCTTCCTACGGAAGAACAGTCGGCCTGA
- the yunB gene encoding sporulation protein YunB gives MFWLRWRLRWERWTRQGSPAFWLAPVSFLLLCLFLFTLAEINMKNTILAVAENQGKVIATEAIHESILRRVVNDASFRDLIFYKTDQEGRIVLLQPNTLRINQLAAETAIDVQQTLSNLNEKDIQIPLGQMTGVRLLAGWGPLLHVRMLPIGNVKVEPVESFEEAGINQTKHMIYLHVEASIRILIPLVSSEIPVSTRIPIATTIISGAVPNVYLRGESAMHPSLDLKNDS, from the coding sequence TTGTTTTGGCTGCGCTGGCGGTTGCGATGGGAACGATGGACACGGCAGGGATCGCCGGCTTTTTGGCTAGCGCCGGTATCGTTCCTGCTGCTGTGTCTGTTTTTATTCACCCTGGCGGAAATCAATATGAAGAACACCATCCTTGCTGTCGCCGAGAACCAGGGTAAAGTCATCGCTACAGAGGCGATCCACGAATCGATTCTGCGCCGTGTTGTAAATGACGCCAGCTTTCGCGACTTGATTTTCTATAAGACCGATCAAGAGGGACGTATCGTCCTCCTGCAGCCGAACACTCTGCGCATCAACCAATTGGCAGCGGAAACAGCCATCGACGTGCAGCAGACGCTATCAAATCTGAATGAAAAGGATATCCAGATTCCCTTAGGGCAGATGACAGGCGTCCGGTTGCTGGCCGGATGGGGTCCTCTGTTACATGTGCGCATGCTGCCTATCGGAAACGTCAAGGTGGAGCCGGTGGAGTCTTTCGAAGAGGCCGGGATCAATCAAACAAAACATATGATCTATCTCCATGTAGAGGCTTCCATTCGCATCCTCATCCCCCTCGTTTCATCGGAGATCCCCGTTAGCACACGCATCCCTATCGCGACAACGATCATCTCCGGCGCCGTTCCGAACGTTTACTTGCGTGGAGAGTCAGCCATGCATCCATCGCTTGATCTAAAAAATGACAGTTGA
- the tyrS gene encoding tyrosine--tRNA ligase, with the protein MSETKVLPKHIQDEVDRQLALIRRGTAEIVPEEDLVKKLKDAIVNRRPLRVKLGLDPTAPDIHLGHTVVLRKLRDFQDLGHQVVIVIGDFTGRVGDPSGKSETRKQLTEEEVNRNAATYKEQIFKVLDPAKTEMTFNSHWLQPLNFADILQLAAKYTVARMLERDDFSKRMRENLPIGVHELFYPLMQGYDSVALRADVELGGTDQKFNLLVGRVLQKEYGQEPQVALMMPILEGLDGVNKMSKSLGNYIGVNESPREIYGKTMSIADALMVRYFELVTRVSAEEIQSIAEGLKSGALHPRDAKMRLAREIVALFHGNEAAQAAQDEFINIFQKRELPDEIPDFIVPAEHIQDGKVGLVKALVLSGLAASNGEARRKITEGAVKVDNETIKDFNTMIPVEGTLLRLGKRKFVRLLLA; encoded by the coding sequence TTGTCTGAGACGAAAGTTTTGCCAAAACATATTCAAGATGAAGTTGATCGCCAACTGGCGTTGATCCGGCGGGGCACCGCCGAAATCGTACCGGAAGAGGATCTTGTCAAAAAGCTCAAAGACGCCATTGTGAATCGGCGTCCGCTGCGAGTGAAGCTGGGCCTCGATCCGACGGCGCCTGACATCCACCTGGGTCATACGGTCGTCCTGCGGAAACTTCGCGATTTTCAGGATCTTGGTCATCAGGTGGTCATCGTCATCGGTGATTTCACCGGCCGTGTCGGCGATCCCTCCGGCAAGTCGGAGACGCGCAAACAGTTGACTGAAGAAGAGGTCAACCGCAATGCGGCCACTTATAAGGAACAGATTTTTAAGGTCCTCGACCCCGCCAAGACGGAGATGACCTTCAACTCCCACTGGCTGCAGCCGCTGAACTTCGCCGACATCCTGCAGTTGGCGGCCAAATACACCGTCGCCCGCATGCTGGAGCGAGACGATTTTTCCAAGCGGATGCGCGAGAATCTGCCCATCGGCGTCCATGAGCTTTTTTATCCTCTGATGCAGGGTTATGACTCGGTGGCGCTGCGGGCCGATGTGGAACTGGGCGGCACAGACCAGAAGTTCAACCTGCTCGTCGGGCGGGTGCTCCAGAAGGAATACGGCCAAGAACCGCAGGTGGCCCTGATGATGCCGATCCTGGAGGGGCTCGACGGCGTCAACAAGATGAGCAAGAGCCTGGGGAATTACATCGGCGTCAACGAGTCGCCGCGGGAGATCTACGGCAAGACCATGTCCATCGCTGATGCGTTGATGGTTCGCTATTTCGAGTTGGTGACCCGGGTGTCTGCCGAGGAGATCCAGTCGATCGCCGAAGGGCTGAAGAGCGGCGCCTTGCATCCGCGCGATGCGAAGATGCGGCTTGCGAGAGAGATTGTAGCGCTCTTTCACGGGAATGAGGCGGCCCAGGCGGCCCAAGATGAATTCATCAACATATTCCAGAAAAGAGAACTGCCCGATGAGATCCCTGATTTCATCGTTCCTGCTGAACACATTCAAGACGGTAAGGTCGGCCTGGTTAAAGCGCTTGTTCTGTCCGGTCTCGCTGCTTCCAACGGAGAGGCGCGGCGCAAAATCACGGAGGGCGCCGTCAAGGTTGACAATGAGACGATCAAAGACTTCAACACCATGATTCCGGTGGAGGGCACCTTGCTTCGGCTCGGCAAGCGCAAGTTTGTCCGTCTGCTCCTTGCTTGA
- a CDS encoding DUF3842 family protein yields the protein MRIAVIDGQGGGIGRHIVERLRQELPDHIEILGLGTNAMATAAMLKAGANDGATGENAMVQNLPEVDIIAGSVAILMAHSMLGELTPAMAEAVGRAKAKKILIPLNRSRIEIVGAKSDPLPHQVLGLVRRIKELVEEERHV from the coding sequence ATGCGAATTGCGGTGATCGATGGACAAGGCGGAGGCATTGGCAGGCATATCGTCGAACGGCTCCGGCAAGAGCTGCCTGATCATATCGAGATACTGGGGCTAGGCACCAATGCGATGGCGACAGCGGCCATGCTGAAGGCCGGCGCCAATGATGGGGCGACTGGAGAAAACGCAATGGTACAGAACCTCCCGGAAGTCGACATCATCGCCGGTTCTGTCGCCATTTTGATGGCCCACAGCATGCTGGGTGAGTTGACCCCCGCCATGGCGGAAGCCGTCGGGAGGGCCAAGGCGAAAAAAATCCTGATTCCATTAAACAGAAGCCGCATCGAGATTGTCGGGGCGAAATCGGATCCGCTGCCCCATCAAGTGCTGGGCTTGGTTCGTCGTATCAAGGAACTTGTGGAGGAGGAGCGTCATGTGTGA
- a CDS encoding CooT family nickel-binding protein, which translates to MCEANAYLRRNGKDQLILEAVDKLIPQAGQISMINIFGQQKTLKARIIELALVDHKIILEELQEEL; encoded by the coding sequence ATGTGTGAGGCCAATGCCTATCTCCGGAGAAACGGAAAGGACCAACTGATCCTAGAGGCTGTCGATAAACTGATCCCCCAAGCCGGTCAGATATCGATGATCAACATCTTTGGTCAGCAAAAGACGCTCAAGGCGCGCATCATCGAATTGGCCTTGGTCGATCACAAGATTATCCTAGAAGAGTTACAGGAGGAATTATAG
- a CDS encoding transglycosylase domain-containing protein, protein MESENRQPNKNESLSPGTSQKGARKKIRWPRMILLIAAVLIVATVGIGSGLILAWAFEAPSFNAGNFDVHTTSVLYDVNKQEFAKLHAGENRTLVENINDVPLQLRQAFLAIEDNKFYDHHGVDVIANIRAIIANITGGFGSQGASTITQQLVKLTFLTPEKTLKRKVQELVLSIQLERQYSKDEIFLMYLNRINFGEGAYGVKAAARTFFGKELKDLKLSEAALLAGLPNAPSKWSPYKNPDGAEQRRQLILTQMAKYGYISNDEAEKAKKAPPKLLDQPRRSVAGNDINFPYFTDAVIEECIDKYGITEDMLYKGGLRIYTTVDAKVQKAAEAALSDPNNYPKGKDNVPIQAAIAVVDHSNGEVRAIVGGREYTTRRGLNRATSQMRQPGSVFKPIAVYGPALEKGRSPATVLDDVPTRYGSYEPNNYDGQFRGLINMREAIRLSVNIYAVKMLNEIGVQNGFAFARNLGITNMDEKNDMNLSLALGGLSKGTNPLELAGAYGAFANKGVWIEPHLIVKVEDRDGKTLVEVKPKRQVAMKETTAYLMTHMLQTVISSGTGTNAQLDRPAGGKTGTTELPKEIFGNITGNKDAWFAGITPELSGVVWMGYDKTDQNHYLYKTYGGSYPAQIWRSVMSKALQGVPVKGFERPPGIVEVKVDIKSGLLPSSLTPPDFIETELFEESTAPTQTSNVWVQVDINADTGLPVKPGEKASHIERKIFLKRPDGYDPNRPPADAELEAPAAPSGTTETVPNSTAPGATGDRPALPAPPAPADLSSGTNGTGTAKKGTSTNGGHAKPPNGPAVPQTPSGVGAPQG, encoded by the coding sequence GTGGAATCAGAAAACCGCCAGCCGAACAAAAATGAATCCCTCTCGCCTGGAACGTCCCAAAAGGGCGCCCGCAAAAAAATCCGTTGGCCACGCATGATTTTGTTGATAGCGGCAGTGCTCATCGTCGCCACCGTCGGCATCGGATCCGGCCTCATCCTCGCCTGGGCCTTTGAAGCACCCTCCTTCAATGCCGGCAATTTTGACGTACATACGACATCCGTCCTGTATGACGTAAACAAGCAAGAGTTCGCCAAATTGCACGCCGGCGAAAACCGCACCCTTGTGGAAAACATCAACGACGTGCCCCTCCAACTGCGCCAGGCTTTCCTGGCCATCGAAGACAATAAGTTCTACGACCACCACGGCGTGGATGTGATCGCCAACATCCGCGCCATCATCGCCAATATTACCGGCGGCTTTGGCTCTCAAGGGGCTTCTACAATCACACAGCAGTTGGTGAAGCTCACCTTCCTCACCCCGGAAAAGACGCTCAAGCGGAAGGTCCAGGAACTCGTTTTGTCAATACAACTGGAACGGCAGTACTCGAAGGACGAGATCTTCCTCATGTACCTGAACCGCATCAATTTTGGCGAAGGCGCTTACGGCGTGAAAGCGGCTGCGAGAACTTTTTTTGGCAAAGAACTGAAAGATTTGAAGCTCTCTGAGGCGGCGCTGCTGGCAGGCCTCCCTAACGCTCCCTCCAAATGGTCGCCCTATAAAAACCCTGACGGAGCGGAACAGCGCCGGCAGTTGATCCTGACGCAGATGGCCAAGTACGGCTATATCTCCAACGATGAAGCCGAGAAGGCAAAAAAGGCGCCGCCGAAATTGCTCGACCAGCCAAGGCGCTCTGTCGCCGGCAATGACATCAACTTCCCTTATTTCACCGACGCCGTCATCGAAGAGTGCATCGACAAATATGGGATCACGGAAGACATGCTTTACAAGGGCGGACTCCGGATCTACACGACCGTCGACGCGAAGGTGCAGAAAGCGGCAGAGGCCGCCCTGTCTGATCCGAACAACTACCCGAAAGGCAAGGATAATGTGCCTATCCAAGCAGCCATCGCCGTGGTGGACCACAGCAACGGCGAAGTGCGGGCGATCGTCGGCGGTCGCGAATACACGACCCGGCGCGGATTAAACCGCGCCACGTCGCAAATGCGCCAGCCTGGTTCCGTCTTCAAACCGATCGCTGTCTACGGCCCCGCCCTGGAAAAAGGTCGTTCACCGGCAACTGTCCTTGATGATGTGCCCACCCGCTATGGCAGTTATGAGCCCAACAACTATGACGGCCAATTCCGCGGCCTGATCAACATGCGCGAGGCGATCCGTCTCTCCGTCAACATCTACGCTGTCAAGATGCTCAACGAGATCGGCGTGCAAAACGGTTTTGCCTTCGCCCGCAATCTGGGCATTACCAACATGGATGAAAAGAACGACATGAACCTCTCCCTGGCGTTAGGGGGCCTTTCTAAAGGAACGAATCCGCTGGAACTGGCCGGCGCCTACGGCGCCTTCGCCAACAAAGGCGTTTGGATCGAGCCGCACCTGATCGTAAAAGTGGAAGACCGTGACGGCAAAACGCTGGTGGAGGTCAAGCCCAAGCGCCAGGTGGCCATGAAGGAGACGACCGCCTACCTGATGACCCATATGCTGCAAACCGTCATCAGTTCCGGGACGGGGACGAACGCCCAGCTTGACCGACCGGCTGGCGGTAAAACAGGCACGACAGAACTGCCCAAAGAGATCTTCGGCAACATCACCGGCAACAAAGACGCCTGGTTTGCCGGGATTACGCCAGAATTATCGGGCGTCGTCTGGATGGGCTATGACAAGACCGATCAGAACCATTACCTGTACAAAACATACGGCGGCTCCTATCCGGCGCAGATATGGCGATCCGTCATGAGCAAGGCCCTCCAGGGTGTTCCCGTCAAAGGGTTCGAGCGTCCACCCGGCATCGTCGAGGTCAAAGTGGATATCAAGTCCGGCCTGTTGCCGAGTTCGCTGACGCCGCCTGATTTTATCGAAACTGAGCTGTTTGAGGAATCGACAGCGCCGACGCAGACGAGCAACGTCTGGGTTCAGGTCGACATCAACGCTGACACAGGTCTGCCCGTCAAGCCAGGAGAGAAAGCTTCACACATTGAGCGTAAAATCTTCTTGAAGCGCCCCGACGGTTACGACCCCAATCGTCCGCCAGCTGATGCCGAACTGGAGGCGCCTGCTGCGCCCTCAGGGACCACCGAAACTGTGCCCAATTCGACCGCCCCCGGTGCGACTGGCGATAGGCCTGCCCTTCCGGCCCCTCCCGCTCCAGCGGACTTATCTTCAGGGACGAACGGAACAGGGACTGCGAAGAAGGGGACTTCAACAAATGGAGGCCACGCCAAACCTCCGAACGGTCCCGCCGTTCCACAAACCCCCTCGGGCGTGGGCGCGCCCCAAGGATAA